One window of Thalassovita mediterranea genomic DNA carries:
- a CDS encoding capsule biosynthesis protein codes for MSSKLKMPPRFKGATKPFTPEKGFSSWPDLIAASKGQWEADVKSATGPRVLIGSNTGMHGAVTNLDGVLAAGLTKAGAQVGRVFCDGSMPACLMPTYSEATPPDMIAEFGLVNRLCKACFNRGTNNHRPMGLPEFRYSDHLKQEDFSEAQSLAASVDLASISDWKLDGIAVGEHALAGALRYYATGDLEGQPRAEEVQRRYLEGAILTKRVYERIIAAWKPEVCVLHHGIYSPQGIAADVCRKAGVRVVTWVVAYRKNCFIFSHDDTYHHTMMSEPVETWEELDMSEAVRDEVRAYLESRASGGKDWIYFHEEPDSDFKSFAEKKGIDLSKPVVSMLTNVMWDAQLHYPANAFPGMKDWIIDSIRYFIDRPELEVVIRVHPAEVRGAIPSRQRVVDEVKKSFPELPRHIHIIEPDEDASTYALAHASNAVIIYGTKMGTELTPLGKPVIVAGEAWIRNKGVTQDASDKPHYFKLLDQLPAAPGQWAPDRERALRYAYHFFFRRMIPLPFLQPNGTGAMFDIDVPSVDDLAPGKWPGLDTITQGILTGAPFVFEAEHQDAI; via the coding sequence ATGTCCTCGAAACTGAAAATGCCGCCACGCTTCAAAGGCGCGACCAAGCCTTTCACGCCCGAGAAGGGCTTCTCATCGTGGCCGGACCTGATCGCCGCATCGAAAGGCCAGTGGGAAGCGGATGTAAAATCAGCCACAGGTCCGCGCGTCCTGATCGGGTCGAATACGGGCATGCACGGCGCCGTGACCAATCTGGACGGCGTACTGGCCGCAGGTCTCACCAAAGCCGGGGCGCAAGTCGGCCGCGTTTTCTGTGACGGCTCCATGCCCGCCTGCCTGATGCCGACCTATAGCGAGGCGACACCGCCCGACATGATCGCTGAGTTCGGCCTCGTGAACCGTCTCTGCAAGGCGTGCTTCAATCGCGGCACGAACAATCACCGGCCAATGGGCCTGCCGGAGTTTCGCTATTCAGACCATCTGAAACAGGAAGACTTCAGCGAGGCGCAATCGCTTGCGGCCAGCGTCGATCTTGCTTCGATCTCGGACTGGAAACTCGACGGCATCGCGGTCGGCGAACACGCGCTGGCTGGCGCGCTCCGCTACTATGCGACAGGCGACCTGGAAGGCCAGCCGCGCGCGGAAGAGGTCCAGCGCCGCTACCTTGAGGGCGCGATCCTGACCAAGCGCGTCTATGAGCGCATCATTGCCGCCTGGAAGCCTGAAGTCTGCGTCCTCCATCATGGCATCTACAGCCCGCAGGGCATCGCCGCCGATGTCTGCCGCAAGGCAGGCGTGCGTGTCGTGACCTGGGTCGTGGCCTACCGGAAGAACTGCTTCATCTTCAGCCATGACGACACCTACCATCACACCATGATGAGTGAGCCGGTCGAGACATGGGAAGAGCTCGACATGTCAGAAGCGGTACGCGATGAAGTCCGCGCCTATCTCGAAAGCCGTGCCAGCGGCGGCAAGGACTGGATCTACTTCCACGAAGAGCCGGATTCGGACTTCAAATCCTTCGCCGAGAAGAAAGGTATCGACCTTTCAAAGCCTGTCGTCTCCATGCTGACCAATGTTATGTGGGACGCCCAGCTGCATTATCCAGCCAACGCCTTTCCGGGGATGAAGGACTGGATCATCGACTCCATCCGCTATTTCATTGACCGGCCAGAGCTTGAAGTCGTCATCCGCGTCCACCCCGCCGAAGTGCGCGGCGCGATCCCGTCACGCCAGCGCGTCGTCGATGAAGTGAAGAAGTCTTTTCCGGAACTGCCCCGCCATATCCACATCATCGAACCCGATGAGGATGCGAGCACCTACGCGCTGGCGCACGCCTCCAACGCGGTCATCATCTATGGCACCAAGATGGGCACAGAGCTGACCCCGCTCGGCAAGCCTGTCATCGTTGCCGGCGAAGCGTGGATCCGCAACAAGGGCGTCACGCAGGATGCGAGCGACAAGCCGCATTATTTCAAACTGCTCGACCAGCTGCCTGCCGCCCCCGGACAATGGGCACCTGACCGTGAGCGGGCCCTTCGTTACGCCTACCACTTCTTCTTCCGCCGCATGATCCCGCTGCCTTTCCTGCAGCCAAACGGGACGGGCGCCATGTTCGACATCGACGTACCGAGCGTAGACGATCTCGCCCCCGGCAAGTGGCCGGGACTCGACACCATCACCCAGGGCATCCTGACCGGCGCCCCCTTCGTTTTTGAGGCAGAGCACCAGGATGCCATCTAA
- a CDS encoding acyltransferase: MRGALYPDDHAFAEGLVYPRVASLSEAAAQIPDNETEAQRLLDVWTRFSKGAVVDDDVKLGVKARLINGGAPENVRIHGPTAIRGILKAEGDATIRIGKYTYVGDDTILSASQSITIGQATLLAHGVQLFDNDSHPTHADQREIQFRRMLGDKRLAMPLEIRSAPIVIGSRCWIGLRSAVMKGVTIGDDTVVAAQSVVTSDLPAGVVAAGNPAKVVRELRPEERRPTPSPPGG, translated from the coding sequence ATGCGCGGCGCACTGTACCCGGACGATCACGCGTTCGCGGAAGGGCTTGTCTATCCCAGAGTAGCTTCCCTCTCCGAAGCTGCAGCCCAAATCCCCGACAATGAGACCGAGGCCCAACGTCTTCTTGATGTGTGGACCCGTTTCTCGAAGGGCGCTGTCGTCGATGACGACGTGAAGCTCGGCGTGAAAGCGCGTCTCATCAATGGCGGGGCGCCGGAAAATGTCCGCATTCACGGCCCGACCGCGATACGCGGGATCCTGAAGGCTGAAGGGGACGCCACCATCCGGATCGGCAAGTACACCTATGTCGGCGACGACACGATCCTGTCAGCGTCGCAATCCATCACCATTGGGCAGGCGACCCTGCTGGCGCATGGTGTCCAGCTGTTCGACAATGACTCCCACCCCACCCATGCCGACCAGCGCGAAATCCAGTTCCGCCGCATGCTGGGCGACAAGCGCCTCGCCATGCCCCTCGAAATCCGCTCAGCGCCGATCGTCATCGGCAGCCGGTGCTGGATCGGCCTGCGAAGCGCTGTGATGAAAGGCGTGACCATCGGCGACGATACGGTCGTGGCGGCGCAGTCCGTTGTCACCAGCGACCTGCCGGCAGGTGTCGTGGCGGCTGGCAACCCGGCAAAGGTGGTTCGCGAACTCAGACCAGAAGAGCGGCGCCCCACACCAAGTCCACCTGGCGGCTGA
- a CDS encoding glycosyltransferase translates to MRIGLRIFYNPAWMGGVNYVLNIARMLGTLPEGERPHITFLTSTPQAEEIAAEHAGLADEIAPFANAASLNLDFVYPATQLPEAPFGAPWAGWIPDWQCQHYPELFPPEEQARRFLQYRELARGPAACVFSSQQAIEDTAKLFPDFEKDHWKIFHFPAVFDEGFWQEGSGGTDAVRARFNVPDDYLIVCNQFWRHKNHLQIVEALAARPELDVHVVMTGAIEDTRWPDYAASIRELLAREDVARRVTITDRISRDEQLALLKGARGFVQPSLFEGWSTFVEESRALGLPGLLSDIPVHREQSPAGSVFFDPNDVNSLANALESFCAGLPPRPSLAEAGARHAGYVADRARTFMEIARFTAQRFDPARHDAGAVIAKAAPALFDEIGKHRHVTQEAFDRWLGNTRLSLRENPEDLARIGGMIAEGNSAFAAKSDKLLVQATLAKAPPEMRQRFVDYDPVSDEAERRERIARVQSAIDSPRARAQLASQNFLFRLKDFIRRKLRS, encoded by the coding sequence ATGAGAATTGGGCTGCGCATATTCTACAATCCGGCCTGGATGGGTGGTGTGAACTATGTTCTCAACATCGCCCGCATGCTGGGCACGCTGCCTGAGGGCGAGCGCCCGCACATCACCTTCCTGACCAGCACGCCGCAGGCTGAAGAGATTGCTGCAGAACACGCAGGGCTTGCCGACGAGATTGCGCCCTTCGCAAACGCCGCGTCTCTGAACCTCGATTTCGTCTATCCGGCGACGCAGCTGCCTGAAGCGCCCTTCGGCGCGCCCTGGGCTGGCTGGATCCCTGACTGGCAATGCCAGCACTATCCTGAGCTATTCCCGCCAGAAGAACAGGCTCGCCGCTTCCTTCAGTATAGGGAGCTTGCGCGCGGCCCGGCGGCCTGCGTCTTCTCAAGCCAGCAGGCGATCGAGGACACGGCGAAACTGTTTCCAGATTTCGAGAAGGATCACTGGAAGATCTTCCACTTCCCGGCGGTCTTCGATGAGGGCTTCTGGCAGGAAGGGAGTGGCGGTACCGATGCGGTCCGCGCCCGCTTCAATGTGCCAGATGACTATCTCATCGTTTGCAACCAGTTCTGGCGCCACAAGAACCACCTCCAGATTGTCGAGGCGCTGGCCGCCCGGCCTGAGCTTGATGTCCACGTCGTGATGACTGGCGCCATCGAGGATACGCGCTGGCCGGACTATGCCGCCAGCATCCGGGAGCTTCTGGCGCGCGAAGATGTGGCCCGCCGCGTCACCATCACCGACCGGATCAGCCGCGACGAACAGCTTGCCCTTCTCAAGGGTGCACGGGGTTTTGTGCAGCCAAGCCTGTTTGAAGGCTGGAGCACCTTCGTTGAGGAGTCCCGCGCGCTCGGCCTGCCGGGGCTTCTCTCCGACATTCCGGTGCACCGCGAACAGTCGCCAGCAGGCTCGGTCTTCTTCGACCCCAATGATGTGAACTCGCTGGCGAATGCGCTCGAGAGTTTCTGCGCGGGCCTCCCGCCGCGCCCGAGCCTTGCTGAGGCTGGCGCGCGTCATGCAGGCTATGTCGCAGACCGCGCACGCACCTTTATGGAGATCGCCCGATTTACCGCCCAGCGCTTTGATCCAGCGCGCCATGATGCAGGCGCCGTGATCGCGAAGGCTGCGCCCGCTCTCTTTGATGAGATCGGCAAGCACCGCCACGTCACGCAGGAAGCGTTTGATCGCTGGCTCGGCAATACGCGCCTGTCGCTACGCGAGAATCCGGAAGACCTTGCGCGCATTGGCGGCATGATCGCTGAAGGCAATTCGGCCTTCGCGGCCAAGAGCGACAAGTTGCTGGTGCAGGCGACGCTCGCCAAGGCGCCGCCAGAGATGCGTCAGCGCTTTGTTGATTACGATCCTGTCAGTGATGAGGCAGAGCGCCGCGAACGCATCGCTAGGGTGCAGTCAGCCATTGATTCTCCAC